A section of the Pochonia chlamydosporia 170 chromosome 2, whole genome shotgun sequence genome encodes:
- a CDS encoding sporulation protein RMD1 (similar to Aspergillus terreus NIH2624 XP_001208512.1) → MEPQVISENTPLLPSTPSSSETRPRNTRTVTFSPDPVTKTFEPESYSSRSSNASIANPVIGAPRASPPVLTALNNKLRRRNSHGGVTTIQPHLGPKIGPQRSTKKTEKLKLLPNPDIEGDEDEESGRDVYSQYTRIKDPTARRDAARLGKGDRDRLPRVTAYCTADKYQMESLMRFLKGRGKTRGANPKIIDECIYTPYSYAKPSRIHHDPIRNYQRRHSTGGETMEEEAQRHQTLGLQNQDSGYADEFSADGIPDPSHLGNENLLGPAVTEEAPATENVLDFDTQIHTPEVFLFDYGVVVIWGMTESEEAKFLKELAKFELEKLAPDDIETELFNFYYTREYQARIYNDFITLRDKNNYMIKLAISHALAQSVKTSLYEELIATTVDTCKDIPTHIALTGKINLSRKQINMQIGDLFILRIAIHLNGSVLDTPELFWVEPQLEPVYQAVRSYLEMDQRVGLLNERLDVIADLLAVLKDQLSHGHGEKLEWIVIILIAMEIFVACINIAVDLWAGEI, encoded by the exons ATGGAGCCCCAGGTCATCAGCGAAAACACCCCTCTGCTTCCTTCTACACCCTCCTCTTCCGAGACTCGACCCCGAAATACCAGAACCGTCACCTTCAGCCCCGACCCCGTCACAAAGACCTTCGAACCAGAGTCCTATTCCTCGCGAAGTAGCAATGCCTCCATCGCCAATCCTGTTATCGGCGCGCCTCGTGCAAGCCCTCCCGTGCTTACCGCGCTGAACAACAAGCTCAGAAGGCGCAACAGCCATGGAGGCGTCACCACCATTCAACCTCACCTTGGACCCAAGATTGGTCCCCAACGAAGTACAAAAAAGACAGAGAAGCTTAAACTCCTACCGAACCCCGACATTGAAggtgacgaggatgaagagagCGGCCGAGATGTCTACTCCCAGTACACAAGAATCAAGGATCCCACTGCCAGGAGAGATGCCGCCAGGTTGGGCAAAGGTGACCGTGATCGATTACCTCGAGTTACGGCATACTGCACAGCCGACAAGTACCAAATGGAATCGTTGATGCGATTTCTCAAGGGACGAGGCAAAACGCGCGGTGCCAATCCCAAAATCATTGATGAATGCATCTACACACCATACTCATACGCCAAACCCAGCAGAATCCACCATGACCCAATTCGAAACTATCAACGACGGCACTCGACTGGTGGTGAAaccatggaagaagaagcccagCGACATCAAACTCTTGGTCTGCAAAACCAGGACTCAGGCTACGCTGATGAGTTTTCAGCTGACGGCATTCCCGATCCTAGTCACCTAGGCAATGAGAATCTATTGGGACCAGCCGTCACAGAGGAGGCACCGGCGACGGAGAACGTCTTGGATTTTGACACTCAAATTCACACGCCGGAAGTTTTCCTATTTGACTACGGCGTCGTTGTTATATGGGGCATGACAGAGTCCGAAGAGGCCAAATTCCTCAAAGAGCTGGCGAAATTCGAGCTGGAAAAGCTGGCACCAGATGATATAGAAACCGAACTCTTCAACTTTTATTACACTCGCGAATACCAGGCTCGGATATACAACGATTTCATTACGCTGAGAGACAAAAACAACTACATGATCAAGCTGGCTATATCCCATGCACTCGCACAAAGCGTCAAG ACGTCTCTTTATGAAGAACTAATAGCTACCACCGTTGACACATGCAAAGACATACCCACTCACATTGCCCTCACCGGCAAAATCAACCTCTCTCGAAAACAAATAAACATGCAAATTGGCgacctcttcatcctccgcATTGCCATCCACCTCAACGGCTCCGTTCTTGACACGCCAGAGCTCTTCTGGGTAGAACCTCAACTCGAGCCCGTCTACCAAGCAGTGAGGAGTTATCTGGAGATGGACCAGCGCGTGGGCTTATTGAATGAGAGACTTGACGTTATTGCTGACTTGTTGGCCGTGCTGAAAGATCAGTTGAGCCACGGTCATGGAGAGAAGCTCGAGTGGATTG TTATCATACTGATTGCCATGGAAATCTTTGTTGCGTGTATTAATATTGCCGTTGATTTGTGGGCTGGCGAAATATAG
- a CDS encoding high mobility group, HMG1/HMG2 (similar to Metarhizium robertsii ARSEF 23 XP_007822064.1) has protein sequence MPPKRKFADIEPEPSAVPPSLPPSVEEAYRRKCVQLKNRTNEVEDANDAARLRLARIKRQVEKLRIERAFLLEQLAKRTSTNVEDSEGSPSPPPTPKDKPLRIKRGHRKSALLDLDSKATPNSSFKELASPSESQAKRGSADLEETPTNGVSKPSKAPKSAFDLYCEDARPILEAKSKEEEGDGDGDINIEEELTRAWEDLPEAEKEEFQSKFEELSKKADEKDDDEDKDVAEDTPEKEGKSGDADKPETQDEDVEMTNYDTEDQEQDQDQDQDDDQDQDQDGETQMDKDGDD, from the exons ATGCCTCCCAAGAGAAAGTTTGCTGACATTGAACCCGAACCATCAGCAGTTCCTCCGTCGCTTCCCCCTTCCGTCGAAGAAGCCTACCGCCGTAAATGCGTTCAGCTGAAGAACCGTACAAATGAGGTGGAAGATGCCAATGACGCTGCTAGATTGCGCCTCGCCCGGATAAAGCGTcaggttgagaagctgagGATAGAACGGGCCTTTCTGTTGGAACAGCTGGCAAAGCGCACCAGTACCAACGTTGAAGACTCTGAGGGCAGCCCGAGTCCGCCGCCAACG CCCAAGGATAAGCCCCTTCGCATCAAACGCGGTCACCGAAAGTCTGCcctcctcgacctcgacTCCAAAGCCACCCCCAATAGCTCTTTCAAAGAACTAGCATCACCTTCAGAATCCCAAGCCAAGCGAGGCAGCGCCGACCTCGAAGAAACCCCTACAAATGGCGTCAGCAAACCCTCCAAGGCCCCGAAGAGCGCCTTCGACCTCTACTGCGAGGACGCTCGACCCATTCTTGAAGCTAagagcaaggaggaggaaggcgacggtgacggtgatATCAACATTGAGGAAGAGCTCACCCGCGCATGGGAGGATCTTCCcgaggccgagaaggaagagTTCCAATCTAAGTTTGAGGAGCTCTCCAAAAAGGCGGATGagaaagacgacgacgaggacaaggACGTAGCGGAGGATACTCCAGAGAAGGAGGGCAAATCCGGCGATGCCGACAAGCCCGAGACAcaggatgaagatgtcgaaaTGACCAATTATGACACCGAGGACCAGgagcaagaccaagaccaagaccaagacgacgacCAAGATCAGGATCAAGACGGGGAGACGCAAATGGACAAGGATGGGGATGACTAG
- a CDS encoding T-complex protein 1 subunit theta (similar to Aspergillus terreus NIH2624 XP_001210851.1) has product MSLNIPNAPNAGLFKGGYNNYDSEDGAVLRNIDACRAIASTVQTSLGPYGRNKVVINHLQKMILTSDAATILRELDVVHPAAKLLVMASQQQEAEMGDATNLVIILAGELLRKAEDLLRMGLKTSDIVIGYEKAQNFALETLDKLSVDEVEDIRDQEELSKAIRTVIASKQNGNEEFLADLVAEAVLAVLPKNPANFNVDNIRVVKIMGGSLEQSRVVKGMVFPKEPDGSVKKARRAKVGVFTCPIDTSQTETKGTVLLHNAKEMVDFSKGEEAQLETAIKELHDSGLRVVVCGDKVGDLAMHYLNRFGILCIRILSKFELRRVCRVVGATPLARLGAPMPDEMGNIDIVETLEIGGDRVTVFRQEDEVTRTATLVLRGATQNHLDDVERAVDDGVNVVKAITRDPRLVPGAGATEIQLSARIQAHGEKTSGLSQYAIKKYGEAFEVIPRTLAESCGLDATEVLSRLYAAHHKDEDGDTGVDVENNNNTGILDANEAGILDLLTSKSWAIKLATEAARTVLSVDQIIVARQAGGPKPPGPNPNWDED; this is encoded by the exons ATGTCTCTCAATATCCCAAATGCACCCAATGCTGGGCTCTTCAAAGGAGGCTACAACAA TTACGATTCTGAAGATGGCGCCGTCTTGCGAAATATCGACGCCTGCAGGGCCATTGCCTCAACCGTCCAGACCTCTCTCGGCCCCTATGGTCGCAACAAAGTCGtcatcaaccacctccagAAGATGATCTTGACCTCCGACGCCGCCACCATTCTCCGCGAGCTCGACGTTGTTCACCCCGCCGCCAAACTCCTCGTCATGGCCAGTCAGCAGCAGGAAGCCGAGATGGGTGATGCTACCAACCTGGTCATCATCTTGGCCGGCGAACTGCTGCGCAAGGCTGAAGATCTTTTGCGAATGGGCCTCAAGACCTCAGACATCGTCATCGGCTACGAAAAGGCACAGAACTTTGCCCTCGAGACCCTGGATAAGCTTTCTGTCGACGAGGTCGAGGACATCCGCGACCAGGAGGAGTTGAGCAAGGCCATCCGAACTGTCATTGCCAGCAAGCAAAATGGCAACGAAGAATTCTTGGCTGATCTTGTCGCCGAGGCTGTTTTGGCTGTTCTGCCCAAGAACCCGGCCAACTTCAACGTCGACAACATCCGTGTTGTTAAAATCATGGGCGGCAGCTTGGAGCAAAGCCGTGTTGTCAAGGGTATGGTGTTCCCCAAAGAGCCCGATGGCTCAGTCAAGAAGGCACGCCGTGCCAAGGTTGGTGTCTTCACCTGCCCCATTGATACCAGCCAGACGGAGACCAAGGGCACGGTTTTACTGCACAATGCCAAGGAGATGGTAGATTTCAGCAAGGGCGAAGAAGCTCAGCTCGAGACTGCTATCAAGGAACTGCACGACTCTGGTCTCCGAGTCGTTGTCTGCGGTGACAAGGTTGgcgacttggccatgcaCTACCTCAACCGTTTCGGCATCCTCTGTATCAGAATCCTCAGCAAGTTTGAGTTGCGTCGAGTATGTCGTGTTGTCGGTGCTACTCCTCTCGCCCGACTTGGTGCACCCATGCCTGACGAAatgggcaacattgacattgttgagACCCTCGAGATCGGCGGAGACCGCGTCACCGTCTTCAGACAAGAAGACGAGGTTACCAGAACTGCCACTCTTGTTCTCCGAGGCGCCACCCAGAACCATCTCGACGACGTAGAGCGTGCTGTTGACGACGGCGTCAACGTTGTCAAGGCCATCACCCGCGATCCCCGCCTTGTCCCAGGCGCTGGAGCCACAGAGATCCAACTGAGCGCCAGGATACAAGCACATGGAGAGAAGACTTCCGGTCTGAGCCAATACGCCATCAAGAAGTACGGTGAAGCATTCGAGGTCATTCCTCGCACTCTGGCGGAGAGTTGCGGCCTCGATGCCACTGAGGTTCTGAGCAGATTATACGCTGCACACCACAaggacgaggatggagaTACCGGTGTCGACGTTGAG aacaacaacaatacCGGCATCCTCGACGCCAACGAAGCAGGAATCCTCGATCTCCTCACCTCCAAATCCTGGGCTATCAAGCTTGCTACCGAAGCTGCTCGAACAGTCTTATCTGTCGACCAAATCATTGTCGCGAGACAAGCGGGCGGTCCCAAGCCTCCTGGTCCCAACCCT AACTGGGATGAGGACTAG
- a CDS encoding von Willebrand ring finger domain-containing protein (similar to Coccidioides immitis RS XP_001248673.1) → MASTADRSRLRRERTFVGSECAVCEEPLEHTLQGERILQFSCSHVSHEACFYEFIREFDGQYCPTCEAPLHLDTSRGGNVIDISSSSKRANDLGLGTNSEADKISNIVRTAGSDTRSAHTPTPTWDNQTVRPPSVDSSQRKHHSQQPSSTGRESGTRGSLRDSREATLSDRYSSSRHARSDSEATGVASSGGYPETMQSTPWRHDYDVQAMETTPGSPRTISRNPIPSPIVTVRSEFPTINRSRQQQTLTCLVTVEVADNKWRPDPEDIGSSPHQAPQVTAKIDEIATRTVTPAPSAPRFIPYESPEVLEEMTENLRNRVDNWHGLDFGRFGQLRLYGTLRVGKDKVSWQELECYLFAEMLICVKEKKLPPQAIPQWDDSGTSRKASRCTLKGSILIKKHLNEVSETGSIDENVLTLSLSVAELPQFHLRFDNRNQLKLWNQALLDLNAVENSPVRSPDFDRGEMSETDEEAEWQRSRPQRVSSTTSSWGPKSVTTAPTEYTNFAVKTHPYSSIHVPIDVVVVVPISSSMQGVKINLVRDALKFMVNTLGERDRMGLVTFGSGGGGVPIVGMTTKAWPGWTNILSSIKPVGQKSHRADVVEGANVAMDLLMQRKHNNPIATIMLISDASTADADSVDFVVSRAEAAKITIHSFGLGMTHKPDTMIELSTKTKASYTYVKDWMMLRECLAGCLGSMQALSHQNVKLKLKLPEGSPAKFHKISGALQMTKRASGRDAEASLGDLRFGDKRDILVQLVIMPDSTSQEQLPQDPWDNIVSGLEALGGSVENDAERALSVEEVPLVQADLSWGDILREGTLQHMPRPSLLAITMLPPASSQKKAWQNSPPIPPHPSIVQRRMELLTSDMLTRALTLVSRGQHDRAHTLLSETRSILKGLGKGGLPPVPPPGNKSNPSTPHPGNDSSPIPAGTPDRKRSPSPTSATSSGGNGYPAAQLGRSRSADGLGLGSGIDPGTVAALDAELESSLEWINHPAVFGRDSRKAVLQAIGVISSQRAFTFRTPIEGLWSGRVSGIKRLADKSREWREEGGGEGGIMEEA, encoded by the exons ATGGCGAGCACCGCAGACAGAAGCCGCCTGCGGCGCGAAAGAACGTTTGTCGGGAGCGAGTGCGCCGTATGCGAAGAACCTCTGGAGCACACCCTGCAGGGAGAGCGAATACTTCAGTTTTCCTGCTCTCATGTATCCCACGAAGCCTGTTTTTACGAGTTTATTCGCGAGTTTGACGGGCAGTACTGCCCAACTTGCGAAGCGCCACTGCATCTTGACACCAGCCGAGGCGGCAATGTCATCGACATCAGTTCGTCCTCCAAGAGAGCGAACGATCTGGGGCTGGGTACTAACTCGGAGGCAGACAAAATCAGTAATATTGTACGAACCGCAGGTAGCGATACAAGATCTGCTCATACACCAACACCCACCTGGGACAACCAAACAGTGCGACCACCGAGCGTTGACAGCTCCCAGAGAAAACACCATTCTCAGCAACCGAGCAGTACTGGGCGGGAGAGTGGGACTCGAGGCAGCCTTCGCGACAGTCGAGAGGCAACATTATCTGATCGATACAGCTCTTCCAGGCATGCTCGAAGCGACAGCGAAGCTACCGGCGTAGCTTCATCGGGTGGGTATCCAGAAACGATGCAAAGCACACCTTGGCGTCACGATTATGATGTTCAGGCCATGGAAACTACTCCCGGCAGCCCGCGTACAATTTCTCGGAATCCAATTCCTTCCCCAATTGTTACTGTTCGATCCGAGTTTCCTACCATCAACCGttctcgccaacagcagACCCTCACTTGCTTGGTCActgttgaagttgcagaCAACAAATGGCGGCCTGATCCCGAGGACATTGGCTCGTCTCCGCATCAAGCACCACAAGTCACTGCCAAGATTGATGAAATTGCTACACGCACTGTGACACCAGCGCCAAGCGCTCCGCGATTCATACCGTACGAGTCGCCAGAAGTTCTGGAGGAAATGACAGAGAATTTGCGAAATCGGGTTGACAATTGGCATGGCTTGGACTTCGGCAG ATTTGGCCAACTGAGACTGTACGGCACGCTTCGAGTTGGCAAAGACAAGGTGTCCTGGCAAGAACTCGAATGTTATCTGTTTGCCGAGATGCTCATCTGTGTTAAGGAGAAGAAATTGCCTCCACAAGCTATTCCGCAGTGGGATGATAGTGGTACCTCTAGAAAGGCAAGTCGTTGTACTCTTAAAGGCAGCATTCTCATCAAGAAGCATCTCAATGAGGTGTCCGAAACTGGATCCATTGATGAGAATGTTCTGACCCTCAGCCTTTCCGTGGCTGAACTGCCACAATTCCACCTACGGTTCGACAACAGAAACCAGCTCAAGCTCTGGAACCAAGCTCTCTTGGATTTGAATGCCGTCGAAAACTCACCCGTTCGAAGCCCTGACTTTGACCGGGGAGAGATGTCGGAAACGGACGAGGAGGCTGAGTGGCAAAGATCACGACCACAACGAGTCTCTTCAACCACGTCCTCCTGGGGTCCAAAATCTGTCACCACTGCACCTACAGAGTACACCAATTTTGCTGTCAAGACTCACCCATATTCTTCAATTCATGTTCCGATAGATGTGGTAGTGGTTGTACCAATATCTTCGTCCATGCAAGGGGTGAAGATCAACCTTGTTCGTGATGCATTGAAGTTCATGGTCAACACGCTTGGGGAGCGAGATCGTATGGGGCTCGTCACTTTCGGTtctggcggaggcggagTGCCCATTGTTGGTATGACCACGAAAGCGTGGCCAGGTTGGACCAACATCCTTTCCTCCATCAAGCCTGTTGGCCAGAAGAGTCATCGTGCGGACGTCGTCGAAGGCGCTAATGTTGCAATGGACCTGCTTATGCAGCGCAAGCACAATAACCCAATTGCGACGATTATGCTCATTAGCGATGCGTCAACGGCAGATGCTGACTCGGTTGATTTTGTAGTGTCTCGTGCAGAGGCTGCGAA AATAACCATACATTCCTTTGGATTGGGCATGACCCATAAACCCGACACTATGATTGAATTATCTACGAAGACAAAGGCCTCCTACACCTACGTGAAGGACTGGATGATGCTACGGGAATGTCTTGCAGGCTGCTTGGGATCGATGCAGGCTCTTTCTCATCAAAAtgtcaagctcaagctcaaaCTACCTGAAGGCTCGCCTGCTAAGTTTCACAAGATCAGCGGAGCGCTGCAAATGACAAAAAGAGCTAGCGGTCGTGACGCAGAAGCGTCCCTTGGTGACCTCAGATTCGGCGACAAGCGCGATATTTTGGTCCAACTAGTCATTATGCCGGACAGTACGTCACAGGAGCAACTTCCACAGGACCCATGGGACAACATTGTGTCTGGACTGGAGGCACTGGGTGGTTCAGTCGAGAACGATGCGGAGAGAGCATTGTCCGTGGAAGAGGTGCCGCTGGTTCAGGCCGACTTGAGTTGGGGTGATATTCTCCGTGAAGGCACTCTTCAGCACATGCCGCGACCATCGCTTCTGGCGATTACCATGTTACCTCCAGCCTCGAGCCAGAAAAAAGCTTGGCAGAACTCACCTCCCATCCCACCACATCCGAGCATCGTACAACGACGCATGGAGCTTCTCACGTCGGATATGCTCACGAGAGCGCTGACATTGGTGAGCCGAGGCCAGCATGACCGCGCGCATACTCTGTTGAGCGAAACAAGGTCCATTCTGAAAGGTCTGGGCAAGGGTGGACTACCGCCCGTCCCGCCCCCAGGAAACAAGTCTAATCCGTCAACGCCTCATCCCGGTAATGACTCGTCGCCTATTCCAGCTGGAACCCCTGATAGAAAGCGCAGCCCGTCTCCCACTTCTGCCACTTCATCTGGTGGAAATGGGTATCCCGCAGCACAACTCGGCCGAAGCCGCTCTGCTGATGGTCTTGGACTAGGCAGCGGCATAGATCCAGGTACAGTGGCTGCTTTGGATGCTGAGCTGGAGAGCAGTCTGGAGTGGATTAACCACCCAGCTGTGTTTGGACGCGATAGTCGCAAAGCTGTCCTGCAGGCCATTGGGGTTATCAGCTCCCAGCGTGCATTTACCTTCCGAACGCCAATTGAAGGGCTCTGGTCTGGCCGCGTGAGTGGTATCAAGCGCCTCGCTGACAAGAGCAGAGAGTGGCGAGAGGAGGGCGGAGGCGAAGGCGGCATCATGGAAGAAGCGTAG